The Apibacter raozihei genome contains a region encoding:
- a CDS encoding cob(I)yrinic acid a,c-diamide adenosyltransferase — MKIYTKTGDKGITSLYGGTRVPKNAIRIQAYGDVDELNSYLGLIRSYTKQKELDDQLQVIQNSLFDLGAELATPNEKMILANGKPRLACLISEKQISFLEEWIDAMESELPALTQFILPTGCPATSVSHIARTICRRSERAVISLNEQEELRPLCYIYLNRLSDYLFVLARYFGHLAGHKETPWTPNE; from the coding sequence ATGAAAATATATACAAAAACCGGAGATAAGGGAATTACTTCTCTTTATGGTGGTACTCGTGTTCCGAAAAATGCTATACGGATTCAGGCCTATGGAGATGTAGATGAGCTTAACTCTTATTTAGGTTTAATTAGAAGCTATACTAAACAAAAAGAACTTGATGATCAGTTGCAAGTAATACAAAATTCTTTATTTGATTTAGGGGCAGAATTGGCTACTCCCAATGAAAAAATGATTTTGGCTAATGGAAAGCCCAGATTAGCCTGCTTAATTAGTGAAAAGCAAATTAGTTTTCTTGAGGAATGGATTGATGCGATGGAATCTGAACTTCCTGCATTAACGCAATTTATACTTCCAACCGGATGTCCGGCTACTTCAGTATCGCATATTGCACGAACCATTTGCAGAAGGTCTGAACGAGCTGTTATTTCTCTGAATGAACAGGAAGAGCTCCGCCCTTTGTGCTATATTTATTTAAACAGATTATCTGATTATTTATTTGTCCTAGCTCGTTATTTCGGTCATCTGGCGGGACATAAAGAAACTCCATGGACTCCCAATGAATAA
- a CDS encoding thiamine diphosphokinase produces the protein MNKALLFINGKKPKSIPEDLSSYSLICCTDGAYTRYVKKFNLTVDFISGDLDSIKRKKVPSLITVIPTPDQNKTDFHKALELLIKRGIKEVDVYGATGRESDHFIGNLATALFFKKKLKITFYDDFSYFFFSEKRVNLCGVKGKTISLIPFFTATNICTEGLEYPLSNESLTFSERIGTRNKANKNSVTITYTDGELLLYIGK, from the coding sequence ATGAATAAAGCATTACTTTTTATCAACGGAAAAAAGCCTAAATCTATACCCGAAGATTTATCCTCTTATTCTTTAATATGTTGCACCGATGGTGCTTATACCCGTTATGTGAAAAAATTCAATTTAACAGTTGATTTCATTTCGGGAGATTTAGATAGTATTAAACGTAAGAAAGTACCTTCTCTTATAACTGTGATACCAACTCCTGATCAAAATAAAACTGATTTCCACAAGGCTTTAGAACTTCTTATTAAGCGTGGAATTAAAGAAGTTGATGTTTACGGTGCAACTGGTAGAGAAAGTGACCATTTTATTGGCAATTTGGCAACTGCTCTATTCTTTAAAAAGAAATTGAAAATTACTTTTTATGATGATTTTTCATATTTTTTCTTTTCTGAAAAAAGAGTAAATCTTTGTGGTGTTAAAGGAAAAACAATATCTCTCATTCCTTTTTTCACGGCAACAAATATTTGTACTGAAGGCTTAGAATATCCTTTGTCTAATGAATCATTAACATTTTCTGAAAGAATTGGTACAAGAAATAAAGCTAACAAAAATTCAGTAACTATCACCTACACTGATGGTGAATTGCTATTGTATATAGGTAAATAA
- a CDS encoding lipocalin family protein has translation MMKKLLLLMLLPLLFINCSSDDDDIPSNNHPIVGTWKYIEIKANVEGTNLTEEQKQLIIYSMDPAPASNGVIHITFNSDGTGWIKHFEDNTIDSFTYTITGNIINLKDDNENDNENETYTFEIQNNRLIITETNYNTLEYYQNLYPSAGITKTDLIITYEKI, from the coding sequence ATGATGAAAAAACTATTATTATTAATGTTATTGCCTTTATTATTTATTAATTGTTCAAGTGACGATGATGACATTCCATCAAACAACCACCCCATAGTAGGAACCTGGAAATATATTGAAATAAAAGCTAATGTTGAAGGGACTAACTTAACCGAGGAACAAAAACAATTAATTATTTATAGTATGGATCCTGCTCCTGCTTCCAATGGAGTAATTCATATAACTTTTAATTCTGATGGAACTGGTTGGATTAAACATTTTGAAGATAATACCATAGATTCTTTTACTTATACTATAACAGGTAACATAATTAATCTTAAAGATGATAATGAAAATGATAACGAGAATGAAACATATACTTTCGAAATTCAAAATAATAGATTAATTATAACAGAAACTAATTACAACACTTTAGAATATTATCAAAATTTATATCCATCTGCTGGTATTACTAAGACAGATCTTATTATTACTTACGAAAAAATATAA
- a CDS encoding RNA methyltransferase — protein MLSTNKIKLIQSLSKKKYRQKYNLFVVEGIKNIKEFVFSDFILKNIYSTEPISFLNESQYELISQDELKKISFLTTPHNALALFEIPIFNLNKIVGMQLALDEVQDPGNMGTIIRLADWFGIEQIVCSPGTVDIFNPKVVQASMGSLARVNIVYMDLVNFITSNEDLRIYATDMNGDNLYETSFASDAVLVMGNEGNGISDQVKQLCTNVITIPRFGNIQKTESLNVAMSAGIIIGEFFSQINKNGNS, from the coding sequence ATGCTGTCTACCAACAAAATTAAACTTATTCAATCACTTAGTAAAAAAAAGTATAGGCAAAAATATAACTTATTTGTTGTTGAAGGTATAAAAAACATTAAAGAATTTGTCTTTAGTGATTTTATTTTAAAAAATATTTACAGCACTGAACCTATTTCATTTCTCAATGAGTCTCAGTACGAGTTAATTTCACAAGATGAACTTAAAAAAATAAGTTTTTTAACTACTCCACACAACGCTTTGGCTTTATTTGAAATACCAATATTTAATTTAAATAAAATTGTTGGCATGCAATTAGCTTTAGATGAAGTTCAGGATCCTGGAAATATGGGAACTATCATACGCTTAGCTGACTGGTTTGGAATTGAACAGATAGTTTGCAGTCCCGGTACTGTAGATATTTTTAACCCGAAAGTTGTGCAAGCATCTATGGGATCTCTGGCAAGAGTAAATATTGTGTATATGGATTTAGTCAATTTTATTACCTCAAACGAGGATTTAAGAATTTATGCTACAGATATGAACGGAGATAATCTTTATGAGACTTCTTTTGCTTCTGATGCTGTGTTGGTAATGGGAAATGAAGGAAACGGAATTTCGGACCAGGTAAAACAATTATGTACAAATGTTATTACTATTCCACGTTTTGGGAATATTCAAAAAACGGAAAGTTTAAATGTTGCTATGTCTGCCGGAATTATAATAGGTGAATTTTTTTCTCAAATTAATAAAAATGGAAACAGTTAA
- a CDS encoding cryptochrome/photolyase family protein: METVNIFWFRRDLRLEDNLGLYEALKKGKTLPIFIFDSKILDQLPDKYDARVTFIYKQLTVLNKKLEKCNTSIALLSGSPIDCFKKLCDSYSIESVYCNEDYEPYGLERDKEIEEFLKSKKISFKKFQDHVICNPNEVFKKDGSPYTIYTPYSKQWKSTVSEKKIETYSSESLLKNCINHNTQQLNIDKLGFKLSSINPPELNLSSSIITNYKKNRDYPSMSATTHLGIYLRFGTVSIREIFLKFKKVDTSLIDELIWREFFISILYHFPKVVKQSFKSKYDNIKWRYNEDDFDRWKEGKTGYPIVDAGMRELNESGTMHNRVRMITASFLCKHLLIDWRWGEAYFASKLLDFELASNNGNWQWASGSGCDSVPYFRVFNPTIQMEKFDKDYQYIKKWIPEFSDKDSYLQPMVEHSFARDRALKAYKDAL, encoded by the coding sequence ATGGAAACAGTTAATATTTTTTGGTTTCGCAGGGATTTACGGCTTGAGGATAATCTGGGTTTGTATGAAGCTTTAAAAAAAGGAAAAACTCTTCCGATTTTTATTTTTGATTCTAAAATTTTGGACCAATTACCGGACAAATATGATGCAAGGGTCACTTTTATTTATAAACAACTTACTGTTCTTAATAAAAAACTTGAAAAATGTAACACTTCTATAGCATTATTATCTGGCAGCCCTATAGATTGTTTTAAAAAATTATGTGATTCATATTCCATAGAATCTGTCTATTGCAACGAGGATTATGAACCGTACGGTCTTGAACGTGATAAAGAAATTGAAGAATTTTTAAAGAGTAAAAAAATTTCATTTAAAAAATTTCAGGATCATGTTATTTGTAATCCAAATGAAGTTTTTAAAAAAGATGGTTCTCCTTATACGATTTATACTCCTTATTCAAAACAATGGAAATCTACAGTTTCCGAAAAAAAAATTGAAACATATTCCAGTGAATCTTTGTTAAAAAACTGTATTAATCATAACACTCAGCAATTAAATATCGATAAGTTAGGATTTAAGTTGAGCTCTATTAATCCTCCGGAACTTAATTTATCTTCATCGATAATTACTAATTATAAAAAAAACAGAGATTATCCATCTATGTCGGCCACTACTCACCTAGGTATTTACCTGCGTTTTGGTACAGTTTCAATCCGTGAAATTTTTCTAAAATTCAAAAAAGTTGATACAAGCCTTATAGATGAACTTATATGGAGAGAATTTTTTATCTCCATACTTTATCATTTCCCAAAAGTTGTAAAGCAAAGTTTTAAATCTAAATATGACAATATTAAATGGAGATATAATGAGGATGATTTCGACCGATGGAAAGAAGGGAAAACAGGATATCCTATAGTTGATGCGGGAATGCGGGAACTCAATGAAAGTGGTACTATGCACAATAGAGTACGAATGATTACCGCTAGTTTTTTATGCAAGCATCTGTTAATTGACTGGAGATGGGGTGAAGCTTATTTTGCTTCAAAATTATTGGATTTTGAACTTGCCAGCAATAATGGTAACTGGCAATGGGCCAGTGGTTCAGGTTGTGATTCGGTTCCATATTTCAGAGTTTTCAATCCTACAATTCAAATGGAAAAATTTGATAAGGATTACCAGTATATCAAAAAATGGATCCCTGAATTTTCTGATAAAGATTCTTACCTTCAACCTATGGTTGAACATTCTTTTGCTAGAGATAGAGCATTGAAAGCTTATAAAGATGCTCTTTAA
- a CDS encoding YheT family hydrolase: MHFIEKSGYQPPNNFIFKNAHLSTIIPGAIKKYPVPPYSREKLELPDGDFLLLDWWINDSTDSIVIISHGLEGHSRRTYINSCADYFHKFGYSVLAWNQRSCGGEINRLPKLYHMGLIDDLKCVVNQAIYSGFKKIHLIGYSMGGIVTLNYAGKINVPEEVKSCITFSTPLNVLQNVKAFKKTSNFFYFHNFMVDFKKKLIFKHSQFPDIFNIKQAKSIKSFDDLDSLFTAPIYGFANKEEYYLKVSPLFVLNNIKTPTLIVNAENDPFLTEENYLDRYEISNPNIYFEKPKYGGHVGFPLHNSKFSWAEIRAKEFIDSIL, translated from the coding sequence ATGCATTTTATAGAAAAATCGGGTTATCAACCTCCCAATAACTTTATATTTAAAAATGCTCATTTATCCACTATTATTCCCGGTGCTATAAAAAAATACCCGGTTCCTCCTTATTCAAGAGAAAAGCTGGAACTTCCTGACGGAGATTTTTTACTCCTTGACTGGTGGATAAACGATAGTACGGATAGCATAGTAATTATTTCTCATGGTCTTGAAGGTCATTCAAGAAGAACTTATATAAATAGTTGTGCCGATTATTTTCACAAATTCGGTTATTCGGTTTTAGCCTGGAACCAAAGAAGCTGCGGCGGCGAAATAAATCGGCTTCCAAAGTTGTATCACATGGGGCTGATTGATGATCTGAAGTGTGTAGTTAATCAAGCCATATATTCGGGATTTAAAAAAATTCATCTTATTGGTTATTCTATGGGAGGGATTGTAACTTTAAATTATGCTGGTAAAATTAATGTTCCTGAAGAAGTAAAATCTTGTATTACATTTTCTACTCCTCTCAACGTTTTACAAAATGTAAAAGCATTTAAAAAAACTTCCAATTTTTTTTATTTTCATAATTTTATGGTTGATTTTAAAAAGAAATTAATTTTTAAACATAGTCAGTTTCCTGATATTTTCAATATTAAACAGGCTAAATCTATTAAATCATTTGACGATTTAGATTCTCTTTTTACAGCTCCGATATATGGGTTTGCAAATAAAGAAGAATATTATTTAAAAGTTTCTCCTTTATTCGTATTAAACAACATTAAAACCCCTACTTTAATTGTTAATGCAGAAAATGACCCTTTTTTAACCGAAGAGAATTACTTGGATAGATATGAAATTTCAAATCCAAATATTTACTTTGAAAAACCTAAATATGGAGGACATGTGGGATTTCCATTGCATAACTCTAAGTTCTCGTGGGCTGAAATCAGGGCCAAAGAATTTATAGACAGTATACTTTAA